The following are encoded in a window of Vigna unguiculata cultivar IT97K-499-35 chromosome 8, ASM411807v1, whole genome shotgun sequence genomic DNA:
- the LOC114194227 gene encoding uncharacterized protein LOC114194227 → MEDHHFSYLSFLDSQAESQLNCSLMSEFSDFVHDICEQDYTSHFTTDDIFATREDLIKWVRGVAYNLGFVVIILRSDKYNGQPGRKTRVLLGCERGGKYRKCKCDVEPSLSGTRKCDCPFRLRGRPICQGEGCVLNVKCGYNNHDVSSTLVGHPYAGRLKSTEQSLLVDMTKSQVKPANILLTLKEKDDCNVTTLKQVYNARYRYKRSIRGSRTELQQLMLMLERDHYIHFSRCLDESDVVSDLFWTHPDAVNEKQNNFIWALERLRGLFMTSEGGPQVIVTDRDLALMNVVGIVFPECYHLLCRFHIQKNVQAKCKMLVNSVDAWDVVLQAWENVMDCEDELKFNECVHRLELVCQPVESAHWSLKKVLRSSMGDLCSCWDGIHNVIILQHNEIKASFERSINLISDSYKALNYRRLVGNISRCALELLAPELERVKKIGFDSSRCGCIFKQTYGLPCACELARYDPEIIPLQEIHVMWTRLSFSNVSSSQSEGQLSIQREVDLLLNLFKEVDIAGKVTIKHKLLDIVCPSMASMLPPPSKVKTKGAAKSHRSKKSTKRDPSYFEHVDAFIESSRQDTCVAKTENKLKSKRII, encoded by the exons ATGGAAGATcatcattttagttatttgagtttcttggattctcaagcgGAATCTCAGCTAAATTGTAGTCTCATGTCAgagttttctgattttgttcatGATATCTGCGAACAAGATTATACATCTCATTTTACAACCGATGATATTTTCGCAACACgtgaagatttaattaaatgGGTTAGAGGGGTTGCTTATAATCTTGGATTTGTCGTTATTATTCTAAGATCGGATAAATATAATGGACAACCAGGAAGAAAGACCCGTGTATTATTAGGTTGTGAAAGAGGTGGAAAGTATAGAAAATGCAAGTGTGATGTAGAACCGAGTTTATCTGGgacaagaaaatgtgattgtccCTTTAGATTGAGAGGGAGACCCATCTGTCAAGGGGAGGGATGTGTGTTGAACGTAAAATGTGGTTACAATAATCACGATGTCTCTTCTACTCTAGTTGGTCACCCCTATGCGGGTAGGTTGAAGTCTACTGAACAGTCGTTGCTTGTTGATATGACCAAAAGTCAAGTAAAACCTGCAAATATACTTCTCACTctgaaagaaaaagatgattgtAATGTTACAACTCTGAAGCAAGTGTATAATGCAAGATATAGGTACAAACGTTCAATAAGAGGTTCAAGAACTGAGTTACAACAGTTAATGTTGATGTTGGAACGTGATCACTACATCCATTTTAGTAGATGTCTTGATGAATCTGATGTGGTAAGCGATTTGTTCTGGACCCATCCTGATGCTGTGAA tgaaaagcaaaataatttcatttgggCTCTTGAAAGGCTAAGAGGTCTGTTTATGACGTCCGAGGGTGGTCCACAAGTCATTGTAACTGATAGGGATCTTGCTCTAATGAATGTTGTTGGCATTGTGTTCCCTGAGTGTTATCATCTTCTATGTCGTTTCcacattcaaaaaaatgtgcagGCAAAGTGCAAAATGCTAGTAAATTCTGTTGATGCATGGGATGTTGTATTGCAAGCCTGGGAGAATGTCATGGACtgtgaagatgaattaaagttCAACGAGTGTGTTCATCGTCTTGAGCTTGTTTGCCAGCC GGTTGAGTCTGCTCACTGGAGTCTGAAGAAAGTTCTTAGAAGTAGTATGGGAGACCTTTGTTCGTGTTGGGATGGAATTCACAACGTTATTATCTTGCAACATAACGAAATTAAAGCGTCTTTTGAAAGAAGTATAAATCTTATCAGTGACTCTTACAAGGCATTGAATTATAGAAGATTAGTGGGAAATATTTCTAGATGTGCCTTAGAACTCCTTGCTCCAGAGTTGGAAAGAGTAAAGAAGATTGGATTCGATAGTAGTCGTTGTGGCTGCATTTTCAAACAAACTTATGGTCTACCATGTGCGTGTGAATTAGCACGATATGATCCTGAGATTATTCCTCTCCAAGAAATTCATGTGATGTGGACTAGGTTGAGCTTCTCCAATGTCTCGTCTTCACAATCTGAAGGGCAATTATCTATTCAGAGGGAGGTTGATCTACTGcttaatcttttcaaagaagttgATATTGCAGGAAAAGTgaccataaaacataaattactcgACATAGTTTGCCCTTCCATGGCATCCATGTTACCACCACCAAGTAAAGTTAAGACGAAAGGTGCAGCTAAGAGTCATAGATCAAAGAAGTCAACCAAACGTGATCCCTCCTATTTTGAGCATGTGGACGCCTTCATTGAGTCCTCAAGACAAGACACATGTGTtgcaaaaacagaaaacaagcTGAAGAGCAAACGTATAATTTAA
- the LOC114194226 gene encoding uncharacterized protein LOC114194226 has product MVRTRGNISRRGSNDAPESSRQGGARKRPTTSARRRGQHEANVIHDDIVENEVSDVPQEDEQGIDNDGGGFPGGPYDTSLLTRYQDHVARTHDMGWSASGLSPLCDILYEYIDLGLVLGFVERWHPETNTFHLPIGEMTITLDDVWSLLHLSISGNFCSTENLEYEDSVEILTTLLGVDRAMACVELNQSRGAQVRLS; this is encoded by the exons atggTTAGGACACGAGGAAATATATCTAGACGTGGTTCAAATGATGCACCCGAGAGTTCGAGACAGGGTGGTGCACGAAAGAGACCGACAACATCGGCTCGTAGAAGGGGTCAGCATGAGGCTAATGTTATTCATGATGATATTGTTGAGAATGAGGTTTCTGACGTTCCTCAGGAGGACGAGCAGGGGATTGATAACGATGGTGGAGGATTTCCTGGTGGTCCATATGATACATCTTTATTGACCCGGTACCAAGATCATGTTGCACGCACGCATGATATGGGATGGTCAG CTTCTGGATTATCGCCTTTGTGCGacattttatatgaatatatcgATCTTGGGTTAGTATTGGGTTTCGTGGAGAGATGGCATCCCGAAACTAATACTTTTCATCTACCCATTGGGGAGATGACCATCACTTTGGATGACGTATGGTCACTTCTCCATCTTTCCATTAGTGGAAACTTTTGCTCCACTGAAAATCTAGAATATGAAGATTCTGTTGAGATTTTGACGACACTTCTTGGTGTTGACCGGGCCATGGCTTGTGTGGAGCTGAATCAAAGTCGGGGTGCACAGGTCCGACTTAGCTAG
- the LOC114194633 gene encoding uncharacterized protein LOC114194633, with protein sequence MFLKCSSFSSASKFITVTNPLQFSNPAPKFVSRRSSITRPLHLTLAKDSDSASTSTSSPPSSFANDQPVFVTGEDVPLEGVIQFEKPNSSAQIEKWGRVALLAGADVLALFLFATIGRYRHGLSILDLETLQTADPFIAGWFLGAYFLGGFGEDGRGMNGLSKGVIATAKSWAVGIPIGIAIRAAGSGHLPNYGFVFVTLGSTAVLLITFRALLYTVLPVDNTKKSDDYRRGSPFELFELLTSLVRRW encoded by the exons ATGTTTTTAAAGTGTTCTTCTTTCTCATCGGCATCCAAATTCATCACTGTAACAAACCCTCTGCAGTTCTCAAATCCTGCACCAAAATTCGTCTCTAGAAGAAGCTCCATAACAAGACCCTTGCATCTAACACTCGCCAAAGACTCAGATTCAGCCTCCACTTCCacttcttctcctccttcctCTTTTGCCAATGACCAACCGGTTTTTGTCACTGGCGAGGATGTTCCATTGGAGGGTGTCATCCAGTTCGAGAAACCCAACTCTTCTGCTCAGATCGAAAAATGGGg GCGTGTGGCTCTGCTAGCTGGTGCAGACGTCTTAgctttgtttttgtttgctaCAATTGGAAGATATCGCCATGGACTTTCTATTTTAGACCTTGAGACTCTGCAAACTGCTGATCCCTTCATagcag GGTGGTTTTTGGGTGCTTACTTCCTCGGAGGTTTCGGAGAAGATGGGCGTGGGATGAATGGTCTCTCCAAGGGTGTCATTGCTACTGCTAAGTCATGGGCTGTTGGGATCCCT ATAGGAATAGCTATAAGGGCAGCAGGTTCAGGTCACCTACCAAATTATGGTTTTGTATTTGTGACTCTGGGAAGCACTGCTGTTTTACTTATTACATTCAGAGCATTACTGTATACTGTTCTTCCAGTTGACAACACCAAAAAGAGTGATGACTACCGTCGTGGTAGTCCCTTTGAACTCTTTGAG CTGCTCACATCATTAGTTCGGCGGTGGTAG